The Novibacillus thermophilus genome segment ATTCCGTCTGAGTTCATCCCGTCTGTCACCACCCCCACGAAATTCGCGTGATGATGGGACTCTGTAGCTACCGTCTGACAGAAGAGAGCAAAACGCGCTTTTTGGACACGATATGGACGGTCACTCCCGAAGCAAACCGGGTAGGGTACCGTCTGAAAGGGGAGCGACTTAAGTTTGTTCCCCGAGAACAACCGTTTGGAGCGGGCAGCAACCCATCTAACGTGGTAGACTTGGGTTACCCCATCGGGTCCATTCAAATTCCGGACGGCGTTGAACCGATTGTCCTGTTAAACGATGCCGTTACCGGCGGCGGCTATGCGACGATTGCGACCGTAATCAGTCCGGACCTTTCCAAAATCGCGCAGGCGAAAACAGGGGAAAAAATCAAATTCGTATCTGTTTCACTGGAACAAGCTTTGAACATCCGCTCTGAATCCGAGCAACGTCTAAACAAGATTCGCAAACGCGTCGAAGGAGGAATGTGACATGAGTGATAAAAAACAGGTGTTATCGCCGTTGCCAGGTATCTTTTACCGGAAACCTGATCCAAATGCGGACCCGTATGTAAAAGAAGGGGATCGAGTCAAAGCGGGCGATGTCATTGGATTAGTGGAAGTGATGAAAAATTTTCAGGAAATCCAAGTAGAGGAAGACGGAATCATTGAGTCGTTCGAAGTGGAAAATGAAGCGGAAGTGACGGCGGGACAAGTCATTGCTGTGCTAAAGTGACGCTGTTCATATAGAGCTGTTAAACCGGTTTCTAACGGGTTATTCTTTTTTTGGGCGTAGTAAAAGAAGGGTGATCTATGAAACGCATACAAAAAATATTGATTGCCAACCGAGGAGAAATTGCGAGACGGATTATCCGCACGTGTCGACGGATGGGGATCCCATCTGTTTCTGTATATTCTGATGCAGATCGGGAGGCCCCTCATGTGAAAGAAGCCGATGAGTCTTATTACATCGGCTCCTCACAGGCGAAAAAAAGTTACTTAAACATCGACAACATTATAGATGTCGCCCGTCAGTGCGATGCCGATGCCATTCACCCGGGATACGGTTTTTTATCGGAAAATGCTGTCTTTGCCCGCAAATGTGAGGAAAATGCCATAACGTTTATCGGACCGGACCCACGGATCATCGAGCAGATGGGGAGTAAAATTGAAGCCCGTCGCGCGATGAAACGAGCCGGGGTTCCGGTTGTGCCAGGGTGGGACGGTCGGTTAAACTCTGCTGAAGAAGCGGTAGAAGTAGCTGATCAGTTAGGATTTCCACTTATGTTGAAAGCGAGCGCCGGAGGGGAGGCATAGGACTGCGCCTCGTCCAGGACGAAGCGGAACTGAGACGTCTATTTTCCGCCGCTGAACAACAGGCCGGTGCTTCTTTCGGAGACAGGGCCCTGTTTTTGGAACGGTACATTGAACGCGCCCGCCATATTGAAGTCCAGATCGCCGCAGATAAATTTGGAAACGCGATTCATCTGTTTGAACGAGAATGTACCATTCAGCGGAGAAATCAGAAAGTGATCGAGGAGAGCCCTTCACCTGTTCTAACAGACGCGTTGAGGCAATCACTGTGTGAAACTGCTGTTCGGGGTGCCAAAGAAATCGGTTATACGAACGTGGGAACGATGGAGTTTATATTTGATGAAGAAACACAAGGCTTCTTTTTTCTTGAGATGAATACTCGTTTACAAGTAGAGCATCCCGTCACGGAAGCCATCACCGGATTAGATTTAGTTGAACTGCAAATTCGTTTGGCTGCAGGAGAAACATTGCCACTAGAGCAGTCTGACGTTCAGACGTCCGGTTATGCGGTGGAGGGGAGGCTCTATGCAGAAGATCCGGTCACGTACTTCCCTTCGCCTGGTACCATTGAGAGACTCACATTGCCGGAGGACGGTGTGCGCCTCGATTTTGGGGTAGAAGAAGGGAGTGCCGTATCCCCCTTTTACGACCCGATGATCGGAAAAGTGATTGTACACGCTGTCGATAGACAATCGGCCATCAGCCGATTTCAGCAAGTGCTCCGTGAAATGAAAGTGGAAGGGATCCGAACGAACCTCCCGCTCCTTGAGAGAATTGTCGCAGATCCCGACTTTCGCGAAGGAATGTACACCACCCGCTATTTAGAGGAGAAAGATTTACTCGCTTCTGATGACACTTGATGACAGCACGGAAGGAGTAGCGACCTTATCGAGCGAAACACTTTCCGCTTCTGACGACACGGGCAAAGCGTAAACGGTGTCAAAACGAACTAAAAGGAGGTCAGTCTCTGATGAAAGTCGATCTCAACTGTGATATGGGCGAGAGCTTTGGCTCATACGAGATGGGTCAGGACGATGAGATGATGCAGTTCATTACATCGGCAAACATCGCCTGCGGTTACCACGCCGGTGATCCACAAGTGATGCGGAATACGGTAGAGCTGGCTAAAAAATACGGGGTCGGAATTGGCGCCCACCCCGGTTTTCCGGATCTCATGGGGTTTGGCAGACGCTATATGCACTGTACACCTTCCGAAATAAAAAATTACGTCATCTATCAACTGGGGCTCTCAGAGAATTCGCGTCGATCTCGGGACTAACGATTCAACACATGAAACCGCACGGTGCATTGTTCATGATGGCGATGGAAGACGAGGCGATTGCCAGAGCTATACTGGAAGCCATCGGTGAGATGGGGGAAGACATTATCGTGTTTGCCTTGAACCGTTCTGCCGTTATCGAAGTGGGTGAGAAAATGGGCATTCCCATTGCCAAAGAAGGCTATGCAGATCGGGAACACACGGCCACAGGCTCGATTGTGCTGACGCGCAAAGGCCCGACGATTACCGACGTTGACGCCATGGCTAAGCGCGTCGTGCGCATGGTTAAAGAAGGAAAAGTGGAGACCAACACGGGGGAAGATACCGAACTCGACGTGCAGACGGTGTGCATCCACGGGGATACGCCGGGAGCAAGCGA includes the following:
- a CDS encoding acetyl-CoA carboxylase is translated as MSDKKQVLSPLPGIFYRKPDPNADPYVKEGDRVKAGDVIGLVEVMKNFQEIQVEEDGIIESFEVENEAEVTAGQVIAVLK